A part of Xenopus tropicalis strain Nigerian chromosome 4, UCB_Xtro_10.0, whole genome shotgun sequence genomic DNA contains:
- the wdr6 gene encoding WD repeat-containing protein 6 gives MESLLLIAPITALEFVGDHLLSGEGPYLTVYSLEKDHLISHRKRQNVLQGYTIHGIKLNSSATVEGEPMIVAVFGSKGLIVLQLNISDDDVSLTEICMLRELHDWIWDVQWLGDCLKPAAYLGLALGHNSVALYDFLSGKVLKEVHCAEKCILYSACFYGHSWEELVLVSGTVFNQLVVWGVSDPTNKDGRTEPRQRISGHNGVIFSIFYKKKRGLLASASDDRSLRIWDVGDLVAKSFDVKCLLVLYGHQSRVWSVKLLHENIISIGEDSACIVWNYQGDIVSHFKGHKGRGIRAVAVQGREDLVATGGADSAIRLWQINGKSSRSNELLSLQFSSSHSPGAPKAIAMVDTTLLIVMTDLGSIYTYDFISKKWSFILTDENYKSYCQLDIYKTSNNVLCAIGNITGEIKIFSLSSPKIFKDLKCHQGKIHSLSWVAPLCPGSFTCGLFSSGPYGLMVCLEVTCVSGYVESVAEKGRFVLPACKQRWHTSVAFLPDEEFIVCGDRRGSLMLFPMNATNRGQDLFQGAIQSESGALHLKENVDDFVGEQRPNCPSTACSVLSVEGPVSLLFGIHGKLGVTSISCHSGFVYSTGRDGFYRQLKVERGQLTLLRKLKSCKGMEWIERLSFTADGNLLVMGFHATDFVVWSTRTNEKLHCVPCGGGHRSWSYRKEEHTEVFAYIKSCDIFAYLSHPVGKTQSILKEPVHGREITCVKYAGSLKTYEHLHVLLTSSEDTTVNILCFNAATNSLYQLSTISDHISSVKALALAQTKPCFQQDSSLSAVLFSAGGRAEIECYHIQINQGKDEESVLCQVIHLASHRLDEHWDRMKNKHRLVKMDPETRYMAITVVGEEVRDNPPSSLVFLAAACSDGSVRFFAVCTNSRKMLLVAESFYHQRCVLKIRPFVHRFVGGKRDLLCSAATDGRIAFWDVTDTIEEARNILQGEHEDFQPLNLEDPCFTVSAHQCGINSLHIQETKDGHYLVASGGDDNSIHICQLTVNNTTCETDNRTSIQLLKVFTVPSAHAAHVTGLRFLREDLLASVSVDQRLSLWHLRKDGGLHPRGTKFCHVADVSELDCWENVATGGHYGVLCGQGLEIMCIPSKVPELDQEG, from the exons ATGGAGTCTCTGCTGCTGATTGCACCCATTACAGCGCTGGAGTTTGTTGGCGACCATCTCCTGTCTG GTGAAGGCCCTTATCTCACTGTGTATAGTTTGGAGAAAGATCACCTTATCTCACATAGGAAAAGGCAGAATGTTCTCCAAGGTTACACTATCCATGGCATAAAGCTCAATTCTTCTGCTACGGTTGAAGGTGAACCCATGATAGTTGCTGTGTTTGGAAGCAAGGGGCTTATCGTTCTGCAGCTGAACATCAGTGATGATGACGTGAGCCTAACAGAAATCTGTATGCTCAGAGAACTACATGACTGGATTTGGGATGTACAGTGGCTTGGAGACTGCCTAAAACCAGCAGCGTACCTTGGTTTAGCCCTAGGCCACAACTCCGTGGCTCTTTATGATTTCTTAAGTGGGAAGGTTCTAAAAGAGGTCCATTGTGCTGAGAAATGCATCTTGTACTCTGCTTGTTTCTACGGTCACAGCTGGGAGGAACTGGTGCTGGTTTCCGGGACCGTTTTTAACCAGCTAGTTGTTTGGGGAGTGTCAGATCCAACAAATAAAGATGGACGAACAGAACCAAGGCAAAGGATAAGCGGCCACAATGGTGTCATATTTAGCatcttttataaaaagaaaagaggTCTTTTAGCTTCCGCCTCTGATGACCGCAGTCTTAGGATTTGGGATGTCGGCGACCTTGTGGCTAAGAGTTTTGATGTCAAGTGCCTTCTTGTGTTGTATGGGCATCAGTCTCGAGTGTGGTCAGTAAAGCTGCTTCATGAAAACATTATCAGCATAGGGGAGGACTCCGCGTGCATCGTGTGGAATTACCAGGGGGACATTGTCAGTCATTTCAAAGGCCACAAAGGTCGAGGCATCAGAGCAGTTGCTGTACAAGGCCGGGAAGATTTGGTAGCTACTGGAGGGGCAGACTCTGCCATTAGACTCTGGCAAATAAATGGAAAGTCTTCTAGGTCCAACGAGCTCCTTTCATTACAATTTAGTTCATCTCATAGCCCAGGGGCTCCAAAGGCCATTGCTATGGTAGATACCACTTTGCTCATTGTTATGACAGATTTAGGTTCCATCTATACATACGattttatttccaaaaagtgGAGTTTTATTCTCACAGATGAGAACTATAAATCCTACTGTCAACTTGATATTTATAAAACATCTAACAATGTCTTATGCGCTATTGGGAACATAACAGGGGAAATCAAGATTTTTAGTCTTTCCTCTCCTAAAATTTTCAAGGACCTTAAATGTCACCAGGGTAAAATACATAGCCTGAGCTGGGTAGCGCCTTTATGCCCTGGGTCATTCACTTGCGGTCTTTTCTCATCTGGCCCATACGGTCTGATGGTGTGCTTGGAGGTCACGTGTGTTTCTGGATATGTTGAATCTGTGGCAGAAAAGGGTCGGTTTGTTTTGCCAGCATGTAAGCAGAGGTGGCATACCAGTGTGGCCTTCCTCCCTGATGAGGAATTCATAGTGTGTGGGGATCGTAGAGGCTCATTAATGTTATTTCCCATGAATGCCACAAACAGAGGACAAGACCTCTTCCAGGGGGCCATTCAGAGTGAAAGTGGTGCCTTACATTTGAAGGAGAATGTAGATGATTTTGTAGGTGAACAAAGACCCAACTGTCCCTCAACTGCCTGCTCAGTGCTATCTGTGGAGGGTCCTGTTTCACTTTTGTTTGGCATTCATGGCAAGTTAGGGGTAACATCCATCAGTTGCCACAGTGGGTTTGTGTACAGCACAGGGCGGGATGGATTTTACCGTCAGCTGAAGGTAGAGAGAGGCCAGCTAACTCTGCTGCGCAAACTTAAGTCCTGCAAGGGAATGGAATGGATAGAGCGCCTGTCATTTACTGCTGATGGCAATTTGTTAGTGATGGGTTTCCATGCCACTGACTTTGTGGTTTGGAGTACAAGAACCAATGAGAAGCTTCATTGTGTCCCATGTGGAGGAGGGCATAGGTCATGGAGTTACAGAAAAGAAGAACACACTGAGGTATTTGCTTATATCAAGTCTTGTGATATTTTTGCCTATTTGAGCCACCCGGTTGGGAAAACCCAAAGCATATTAAAAGAGCCAGTGCATGGCAGAGAAATAACCTGTGTCAAATACGCGGGGTCCCTTAAAACTTACGAGCACCTACATGTTTTATTAACAAGCAGCGAAGACACCACTGTGAACATATTATGCTTCAATGCGGCAACAAACAGTCTGTACCAACTTTCAACAATTAGCGATCATATCTCTAGTGTAAAAGCCCTGGCTTTAGCACAAACTAAGCCTTGTTTCCAGCAGGACAGCAGCCTATCTGCCGTGCTGTTCAGTGCAGGAGGGAGGGCAGAGATAGAGTGCTATCATATACAGATTAACCAAGGCAAGGATGAAGAAAGTGTCTTGTGCCAAGTAATCCACCTTGCGTCCCACAGACTGGATGAGCACTGGGACCGAATGAAGAATAAGCACAGACTTGTCAAGATGGATCCAGAAACCAG GTACATGGCAATCACAGTGGTTGGTGAGGAGGTTCGTGACAACCCACCTtccagtttggtgtttcttgCTGCAGCCTGCAGTGATGGATCTGTAAG ATTTTTTGCAGTGTGTACGAATTCTCGGAAGATGTTGCTGGTAGCAGAGTCCTTTTATCACCAGCGCTGTGTGCTGAAGATTAGGCCATTTGTGCACCGCTTTGTTGGTGGAAAGAG AGATCTGCTTTGCAGTGCAGCAACAGATGGGCGCATTGCGTTCTGGGATGTAACTGACACTATAGAAGAAGCACGTAACATCCTGCAAGGGGAGCATGAAGATTTTCAGCCACTAA ACCTGGAAGACCCTTGCTTTACAGTTTCTGCTCATCAGTGTGGGATTAACAGCCTCCACATTCAGGAGACCAAGGATGGACATTATCTGGTGGCCAGTGGAGGAGATGACAACTCCATTCATATCTGCCAATTGACTGTGAACAACACAACCTGTGAAACAGATAACAGAACCAGCATTCAGCTTCTCAAAGTATTTACTGTCCCCTCTGCTCATGCCGCCCATGTCACCGGGCTTCGTTTTCTTAGAGAAGATTTACTGGCCTCTGTCTCTGTAGATCAGCGGCTGTCTCTGTGGCACCTTAGGAAGGATGGAGGTCTGCATCCCAGAGGCACCAAGTTCTGCCACGTGGCAGATGTGTCCGAATTAGATTGCTGGGAAAATGTTGCAACGGGAGGACATTACGGTGTCCTTTGCGGTCAAGGACTGGAAATTATGTGTATACCAAGCAAAGTCCCAGAATTGGACCAGGAAGGGTGA
- the LOC100485975 gene encoding uncharacterized protein LOC100485975 — translation MRDGDQVSMTAASSRCFNGAITELLDEKGKRSALPVIKKEPGRGAVTKSQNPSRLAEHSPARRSSQKRMNSKAEQLSMGEISPWVSQSPSESSLSAYLSSIPSLRACSENITDPPKSAWGTETNLHTETSSPQTPLPAQPSGQKDTKQPKQRPRTNAIKRRFQNKIHSTRLPPVPPVSELSFSRNFSFSFFELPRYQSPQHWLQRQKTVYLVMKQLH, via the exons ATGAGAGATGGTGATCAAGTGAGCATG ACAGCAGCGAGCAGCAGATGTTTCAATGGAGCAATTACTGAGCTGCTGGATGAGAAGGGAAAGAGATCTGCTTTACCGGTAATCAAGAAGGAACCTGGGAGGGGCGCAG TTACAAAGAGCCAGAACCCCAGCAGATTGGCTGAGCACTCCCCTGCACGTCGCTCATCACAAAAGAGGATGAACAGCAAAGCTGAGCAGCTTAGTATGGGAGAGATAAGTCCGTGGGTCAGTCAGTCGCCTTCTGAGAGCTCCCTCAGTGCTTATCTGAGTAGTATCCCATCCCTGAGGGCCTGCTCCGAAAACATCACGGACCCACCAAAGAGTGCTTGGGGCACTGAGACCAACCTGCACACAGAGACCTCCAGCCCACAGACACCCCTTCCTGCACAGCCCTCGGGACAAAAAGATACCAAGCAGCCCAAACAGAGACCCAGGACCAATGCCATCAAGAGACGCTTCCAGAATAAAATCCACAGCACCAGGTTACCGCCGGTCCCCCCAGTGTCCGAGCTGAGCTTTAGCAGGAACTTCAGCTTCTCCTTCTTTGAGCTTCCTCGGTACCAGAGCCCTCAGCACTGGCTCCAGCGCCAGAAAACAGTCTATCTAGTTATGAAGCAGCTGCACTGA
- the dalrd3 gene encoding DALR anticodon-binding domain-containing protein 3 isoform X2, whose amino-acid sequence MDTKCCGAEPVRVSEALRALSNAVQGSGVPPTVWFKESSPRNLKSRDFLVPRGALKKLFPDGEVPEDLLNTLKSLNSPGMPPIRSSLQSEAGLVIQLDRPAVFQRLLTDYSPYLRPAPSDVPGGQNVVILNCSPLHACRNLDSLRLSHLRAALITDHLAELLRLTGATVQLIPAVQNQDIKNFLHQLGVSWPSVSEATSVGETVSAFKQSLKECIYVNCNDGEQQELQDETPRVLFNMHLRPFIEEQHLSQQGYDPNLDAFLVSEEDLEHVAWLQTCVQECQEEAAHCTVLHVVSCEDEFHQQKLDLLWRILDPGATTQKHLICGPVRVLNPLSPVSCAQYFHIRKSQMQEASVMKYGDSVQGNRWDEIITCLASAAIKFEMMSTAHRSQVTLDLEDTNITTKGTKSGAFVMYNCARLATMFESYSSAVQKGLYPEFPSVGDLNYSTLREEVCKFLVNLSMDFSSYYNRVHILGEPLSHLFGQMFARLQLMKAIQSVLHSALDTLHILPLNQI is encoded by the exons atggaCACTAAATGCTGCGGAGCGGAACCAGTGCGGGTGTCAGAGGCTTTGCGGGCATTGAGTAATGCAGTCCAGGGTTCGGGGGTGCCCCCTACAGTCTGGTttaaagagagcagcccaagaaACCTGAAGAGCAGAGACTTTCTGGTGCCAAGAGGGGCCCTAAAGAAACTATTCCCGGATGGAGAG GTTCCTGAGGATCTACTAAATACACTGAAGTCACTGAATTCCCCAGGAATGCCCCCGATCCGCAGCTCCTTGCAAAGTGAAGCTGGACTTGTCATACAACTGGACAGACCTGCTGTTTTCCAACGCCTCCTCACAGACTATTCCCCGTATCTCAGACCTGCACCCTCAGATGTGCCCGGTGGACAGAACGTAGTAATACTGAACTGTAGCCCACTGCATGCCTGCCGGAATCTGGATTCATTAAGATTGAGCCATTTAAGAGCTGCCTTGATCACTGATCACCTGGCTGAGCTGCTCAGACTTACAGG AGCTACAGTCCAGCTGATCCCTGCTGTGCAGAACCAAGATATTAAAAACTTCTTGCACCAGTTGGGTGTATCATGGCCTTCAGTATCTGAGGCGACCTCTGTTGGGGAGACAGTTTCAGCTTTTAAGCAAAGCCTGAAGGAATGTATTTATGTCAACTGCAATGATGGAGAACAACAGGAACTTCAGGATGAGACGCCACGTGTCCTTTTTAACATGCACCTAAGACCATTTATTGAGGAGCAGCATTTGTCTCAGCAGGGGTATGACCCAAACCTGGATGCTTTCCTTG TGAGTGAGGAAGACCTGGAGCATGTAGCATGGCTGCAGACGTGTGTTCAGGAGTGCCAG GAGGAGGCAGCACACTGCACCGTGCTACACGTGGTGAGCTGTGAGGATGAGTTCCACCAGCAGAAGCTGGACTTACTCTGGAGGATACTGGATCCTGGAGCAACCACACAG AAACATCTCATCTGCGGACCAGTCAGAGTGCTGAACCCGTTGTCACCTGTCAGCTGCGCCCAATACTTCCA TATTCGGAAATCACAGATGCAGGAAGCCTCTGTCATGAAATATGGAGATAGTGTTCAAG GGAACAGGTGGGATGAAATTATCACATGTCTGGCATCGGCAGCCATCAAGTTTGAGATGATGTCTACAGCGCATCGCAGTCAG GTAACACTGGACTTGGAAGATACCAATATCACTACAAAGGGGACAAAAAGCGGAGCGTTTGTAATGTATAACTGTGCTCGACTCGCCACCATGTTTGAAAGTTACAGCTCGGCAGTACAGAAAG GTTTGTACCCAGAATTCCCATCAGTTGGAGACCTGAACTACTCTACACTAAGGGAAGAG GTGTGCAAATTCCTTGTCAACCTCAGCATGGACTTCAGCTCCTACTATAACAGGGTGCATATTTTAGGG GAACCCCTGAGCCATTTGTTTGGCCAGATGTTTGCCCGTTTGCAGCTGATGAAGGCCATTCAGAGCGTGCTGCATTCTGCCCTGGACACACTGCACATCCTGCCGCTGAACCAAATCTGA
- the dalrd3 gene encoding DALR anticodon-binding domain-containing protein 3 isoform X1, giving the protein MDTKCCGAEPVRVSEALRALSNAVQGSGVPPTVWFKESSPRNLKSRDFLVPRGALKKLFPDGEVPEDLLNTLKSLNSPGMPPIRSSLQSEAGLVIQLDRPAVFQRLLTDYSPYLRPAPSDVPGGQNVVILNCSPLHACRNLDSLRLSHLRAALITDHLAELLRLTGATVQLIPAVQNQDIKNFLHQLGVSWPSVSEATSVGETVSAFKQSLKECIYVNCNDGEQQELQDETPRVLFNMHLRPFIEEQHLSQQGYDPNLDAFLVSEEDLEHVAWLQTCVQECQEEAAHCTVLHVVSCEDEFHQQKLDLLWRILDPGATTQKHLICGPVRVLNPLSPVSCAQYFHIRKSQMQEASVMKYGDSVQGNRWDEIITCLASAAIKFEMMSTAHRSQVTLDLEDTNITTKGTKSGAFVMYNCARLATMFESYSSAVQKGLYPEFPSVGDLNYSTLREEGEWLLLFNYILPFPEVLAQSVQISLSSRGIRVTANTEAVCKFLVNLSMDFSSYYNRVHILGEPLSHLFGQMFARLQLMKAIQSVLHSALDTLHILPLNQI; this is encoded by the exons atggaCACTAAATGCTGCGGAGCGGAACCAGTGCGGGTGTCAGAGGCTTTGCGGGCATTGAGTAATGCAGTCCAGGGTTCGGGGGTGCCCCCTACAGTCTGGTttaaagagagcagcccaagaaACCTGAAGAGCAGAGACTTTCTGGTGCCAAGAGGGGCCCTAAAGAAACTATTCCCGGATGGAGAG GTTCCTGAGGATCTACTAAATACACTGAAGTCACTGAATTCCCCAGGAATGCCCCCGATCCGCAGCTCCTTGCAAAGTGAAGCTGGACTTGTCATACAACTGGACAGACCTGCTGTTTTCCAACGCCTCCTCACAGACTATTCCCCGTATCTCAGACCTGCACCCTCAGATGTGCCCGGTGGACAGAACGTAGTAATACTGAACTGTAGCCCACTGCATGCCTGCCGGAATCTGGATTCATTAAGATTGAGCCATTTAAGAGCTGCCTTGATCACTGATCACCTGGCTGAGCTGCTCAGACTTACAGG AGCTACAGTCCAGCTGATCCCTGCTGTGCAGAACCAAGATATTAAAAACTTCTTGCACCAGTTGGGTGTATCATGGCCTTCAGTATCTGAGGCGACCTCTGTTGGGGAGACAGTTTCAGCTTTTAAGCAAAGCCTGAAGGAATGTATTTATGTCAACTGCAATGATGGAGAACAACAGGAACTTCAGGATGAGACGCCACGTGTCCTTTTTAACATGCACCTAAGACCATTTATTGAGGAGCAGCATTTGTCTCAGCAGGGGTATGACCCAAACCTGGATGCTTTCCTTG TGAGTGAGGAAGACCTGGAGCATGTAGCATGGCTGCAGACGTGTGTTCAGGAGTGCCAG GAGGAGGCAGCACACTGCACCGTGCTACACGTGGTGAGCTGTGAGGATGAGTTCCACCAGCAGAAGCTGGACTTACTCTGGAGGATACTGGATCCTGGAGCAACCACACAG AAACATCTCATCTGCGGACCAGTCAGAGTGCTGAACCCGTTGTCACCTGTCAGCTGCGCCCAATACTTCCA TATTCGGAAATCACAGATGCAGGAAGCCTCTGTCATGAAATATGGAGATAGTGTTCAAG GGAACAGGTGGGATGAAATTATCACATGTCTGGCATCGGCAGCCATCAAGTTTGAGATGATGTCTACAGCGCATCGCAGTCAG GTAACACTGGACTTGGAAGATACCAATATCACTACAAAGGGGACAAAAAGCGGAGCGTTTGTAATGTATAACTGTGCTCGACTCGCCACCATGTTTGAAAGTTACAGCTCGGCAGTACAGAAAG GTTTGTACCCAGAATTCCCATCAGTTGGAGACCTGAACTACTCTACACTAAGGGAAGAG GGAGAATGGCTCCTTCTCTTTAATTACATCCTGCCGTTCCCTGAGGTTCTCGCTCAGTCTGTGCAGATATCATTATCTTCCCGGGGGATCCGCGTCACAGCAAACACAGAGGCG GTGTGCAAATTCCTTGTCAACCTCAGCATGGACTTCAGCTCCTACTATAACAGGGTGCATATTTTAGGG GAACCCCTGAGCCATTTGTTTGGCCAGATGTTTGCCCGTTTGCAGCTGATGAAGGCCATTCAGAGCGTGCTGCATTCTGCCCTGGACACACTGCACATCCTGCCGCTGAACCAAATCTGA
- the dalrd3 gene encoding DALR anticodon-binding domain-containing protein 3: MDTKCCGAEPVRVSEALRALSNAVQGSGVPPTVWFKESSPRNLKSRDFLVPRGALKKLFPDGEVPEDLLNTLKSLNSPGMPPIRSSLQSEAGLVIQLDRPAVFQRLLTDYSPYLRPAPSDVPGGQNVVILNCSPLHACRNLDSLRLSHLRAALITDHLAELLRLTGATVQLIPAVQNQDIKNFLHQLGVSWPSVSEATSVGETVSAFKQSLKECIYVNCNDGEQQELQDETPRVLFNMHLRPFIEEQHLSQQGYDPNLDAFLVSEEDLEHVAWLQTCVQECQEEAAHCTVLHVVSCEDEFHQQKLDLLWRILDPGATTQKHLICGPVRVLNPLSPVSCAQYFQEQVG; this comes from the exons atggaCACTAAATGCTGCGGAGCGGAACCAGTGCGGGTGTCAGAGGCTTTGCGGGCATTGAGTAATGCAGTCCAGGGTTCGGGGGTGCCCCCTACAGTCTGGTttaaagagagcagcccaagaaACCTGAAGAGCAGAGACTTTCTGGTGCCAAGAGGGGCCCTAAAGAAACTATTCCCGGATGGAGAG GTTCCTGAGGATCTACTAAATACACTGAAGTCACTGAATTCCCCAGGAATGCCCCCGATCCGCAGCTCCTTGCAAAGTGAAGCTGGACTTGTCATACAACTGGACAGACCTGCTGTTTTCCAACGCCTCCTCACAGACTATTCCCCGTATCTCAGACCTGCACCCTCAGATGTGCCCGGTGGACAGAACGTAGTAATACTGAACTGTAGCCCACTGCATGCCTGCCGGAATCTGGATTCATTAAGATTGAGCCATTTAAGAGCTGCCTTGATCACTGATCACCTGGCTGAGCTGCTCAGACTTACAGG AGCTACAGTCCAGCTGATCCCTGCTGTGCAGAACCAAGATATTAAAAACTTCTTGCACCAGTTGGGTGTATCATGGCCTTCAGTATCTGAGGCGACCTCTGTTGGGGAGACAGTTTCAGCTTTTAAGCAAAGCCTGAAGGAATGTATTTATGTCAACTGCAATGATGGAGAACAACAGGAACTTCAGGATGAGACGCCACGTGTCCTTTTTAACATGCACCTAAGACCATTTATTGAGGAGCAGCATTTGTCTCAGCAGGGGTATGACCCAAACCTGGATGCTTTCCTTG TGAGTGAGGAAGACCTGGAGCATGTAGCATGGCTGCAGACGTGTGTTCAGGAGTGCCAG GAGGAGGCAGCACACTGCACCGTGCTACACGTGGTGAGCTGTGAGGATGAGTTCCACCAGCAGAAGCTGGACTTACTCTGGAGGATACTGGATCCTGGAGCAACCACACAG AAACATCTCATCTGCGGACCAGTCAGAGTGCTGAACCCGTTGTCACCTGTCAGCTGCGCCCAATACTTCCA GGAACAGGTGGGATGA